The Deltaproteobacteria bacterium genome includes the window CGCAAGTTTTTATGGTCGCAGGGTTCCTTGCATTGATTGGTTTCTACTATCTCTTTCTCTTTGGTTTGCGACGTTCAACGCGTGCCGCATTGTTTTTCGGTTGTTTTAGTTTAGGAGCAGTGCTGCGGGTTTTTGTGATGAGTCGGGTTTGGACAAGCTTTTACCCCGAAACCGACACATTTGACTTAATGATTAGGCTCGAACTGTTTTCGGGTACCTTTATCGCATTTTTCTTTTTGCTCTATTTCGTGGCCGTTATCCCGCAGCTCTTGAATCAGGCATTGGCGAAATTTTTTCTAGGTGCGTTGGCGGTTCACGCATTTGCCGTTTGGACGTTGCCAATCTATGTGGCGTACGACACAGGCTTAAAGGCACAACAGTTATTAGCCTTCTGCGTTGTGGGCATGCTTTTCTGGGCCCTTATTGTTGGGTTGCGTAAAGAGCCTACCGCGGCGGTTCGGGTGTTGAGTGTGGGCGTGGTGGTTTTATCCTGCAGTGTTATAAACGACGTGTTCTACTCCCTTGGGTACATCCAGACTTTGCATCTCATGCCTTTCGGTGTGGCTGGCCTTGCTATTTGCCAAGGGTTGGTTATCGCGCTTTTTAATGCGCGTGACCGCAATAGAAGTGAGGTTTTATCGGGTGAACTCAATGTCCGGAACCAAGAACTTCGACGGATCGGCGACCTTAAGGACCAGTTCCTCGCCAATACCTCCCATGAGTTGCGAACACCTTTAAATGGTATCATTGGGCTGTCTGAAACAATTTTGGATGGCGTTGTTGGCGTGGTGACGCCAGTGGTTGGCAAGAATGTTCGGATGATAGCTCGGAATGGCCGACGTCTGGCTATGTTGGTTAACGATATTCTCGATTTCTCAAAATTGAAAAATGGTGATGTGGCGACTCATATTGAATCGGTGTCATTGTTGGAGCACGTCGAGCTTGCTGAAAGTCTTGGTGTGTCGTGGGCGATGGAAAAGGGTCTTGAGATTAAAGTCTCCATTGATGACGATACCCATTTCGTTAATGTTGATCGAAACAGGCTTGACCAAATATTGCTCAATCTCCTGCAGTGTTCATTGCGTTACACGCAAGCAGGCACCATTGAGATCAGCCTAGAACCCGGCGAAGCGTGGGTTGTGGTGGTTATCACAGATGAAGGGGACGGTTTACCCAGCGAGGTCTTGCAGAGTCTGCAGGGCGGCCAAGATTCGCTTCCGCTGCATGCTGGCGCGGATGGTCTTGGGTTATCGGTTACCCGGCGATTGGTTGAGCTTCTTGATGGAGAACTCTTGGTTTCTAATAAGTCGACTGGCGGTACTGAATTTAGGGTGCAGCTGCCTCGAGCGCATCCTCCAAAATCGAGGGAATCAAAGCTTCTGTCTCGAGTGTCCCATAGTGAACCTAAAGCAAACCCGGACGCGAGTGCTCTTGAAAAAGCTTCCGGTGAGTTACGTGTTGTGGCGCTGCCTGAGAGCAGTGGACGCAAGGTTCTGGTGGTTGATGATGAACCGGTGAATTGCCACCTTCTGCGGCAAATGTTGGAGTTCGAAGGTCACGAAGTTGAAGTGGTGGTGAGCGGCGAAGATGCGGTGGCTGTACTTCAGGAGCGCACCTTTGACCTCGTTATGTTAGACCTCATGCTACCAGGCATCTCTGGCTATGAGGTTCTTGACCATATTCGGAGTTACCATGAAAAGCCGAAGGTTCCGGTCTTAATTATAACGGCTCGTGGTTTTGCGAGTGACTTGACGAAAAGCTTTGAGCTGGGGGCTGACGATTATATACCGAAGCCATTTACTGTGGGCGAGGTTATGGCCCGTGTGAACCATCACCTCAAAATGAATCAGTATAACGACGAGATGATGGGCGTGTACGGCAGATTGGCAAATGAAGTTAGTGAGCGGCAACAGCTCACCATTGCGAGGGGGGACGTAGAGGCCGTTCGCGAACTTTTAGAAAAGAAGAATTCGAAGTTATTGGAAGACGAAAAGTCGATAATGGGCGAAATGGCGGGTCTCGAAGAACTCATTCTTGAGGCAGATAAAATGGCGGCGCTAGGACAAATGGTGGCGGGTATATCTCACGATATCGCCAACCCGCTGGGTTATGTTGTACTCTCTTCCTCGGAACTCATGAGGGAATTGATGGTCCTCAAGGCCTCCAGTGCCGATGCCCTTCGCAGCGAAACAGCCTTTCCTGGGGTTGCGGATTTAGTTGAGAGCATCGACCAGGATGCACGCCGAGTTGGCCGTTTATCTAGAGCGATGCGTGATTACACCCGGCTGGATAGTTCGCCTGTTGTGGGAGTCCAGCTGGAGGCTTTGGTCTCCGACTGTGTTTTGATTATGGGTCACCGTTTTCTGGGGGCGCAGGTGGCTACGGCCTGTGAGCAGGGCGCGTCGGTGACTTGTTATCGAAGCCATTTGGGTCAGGTGATTACCAATTTGATTTCAAATGGCCTTCAGGCAATCGCCGGTCAGGATAACCGCAAGTTGGAGATAGGGACTCGCTCGATTCCCAAAGACGGTCAAGCCGGCGTGGAAATTTGGGTTGCCGACAACGGCCCAGGTGTGCCGGCTGATGTTCAAAAGCATGTGTTCGATTTGTACCACGCGCTAAGGGAAAAAGGCGCGGGTACCGGTGTTGGGCTCGGGCTCTGTGCCATGGTCGTCGAGGAACACGGCGGAAGCATCGAGCTAGGCGTCTCACAACAGCTGGGAGGAGCCGAGTTTCGTATCTGGGTTCCTTGTTTACCACCGACTGATTCGTTGAATTTAGGCCTAAACTGAGCCTAAACGGTACGTTCTGCCAGTATTTTTTCGAATGTTGGCTCTAGGAGCCCGCATCAGGTTGCGCCTCGGTTGTCTTTTGTTTTAAACCTCCCAAAGACTGTTCCACAGATTGGTGAATCAATGACTCAGAAGTATCTCGTTACTCCAGCGCTCCCGTATGCAAATGGTGCCATTCATTTAGGACACCTTGTTGAACACGTTCAGGTAAATGTATTCGTCCGCGCCTTACGGATGGCCGGTGAGGATGTACTCTATGTTTGTGGGTCGGATTGCCACGGAACACCGATCGAACTCAACGCAGCGAAAGCCGGTAAAACGCCAGAAGTGTTTGTTGAGGAATGGCAACGTTCACACGAAAATAGCTTGGCGACATTCGGGGTAGAATTCGATGGGGGCTTTGGAACCACTCACACGCCCGAGAACGAGAAGCACGCCTCGCTTATTTTTGAGGCTGCTAAGTCCGAAGACCATATCTTTGTTAAAGAGGTCGAGCAGCTCTTTGATCCGGATGCCGGCCGGTTCCTCCCAGACCGTATGGTGAAGGGCACATGCCCAAAGTGTAAAAGCGAAGAACAGTACGGCGACCAGTGTGAGTCTTGTGGGACGACCTATAACCCAACGGATTTAATAGAACCCAAAAGTGCCATCAGCGGGGCTACTCCCGTTCTAAAGAAGAGCAATCACTATTTTTTCAAATTAAGCGATTATCAAGAGCGGTTAGAGGCTTGGACGCGCAAAGACGGTGCGGTTCAGAAGGATGTGCAGCACTACCTGAACCGTTGGTTTGAGGACGGCTTGCGTGAGTGGGACATTAGCCGAGATGGTCCATATTTCGGATTCAAGATTCCGGGCGAAGACGACAAGTATTTCTATGTTTGGCTAGATGCACCCATTGGCTACATCGCATTGGCGGAGCGTGCAGCGAAGGCTACCGGCCGGAGCTGGGAAGATTACTGGAAAGATGACAATACCCGCATCTTTCACTTTATCGGTAAAGACATCGTCTACTTCCACACTCTTTTTTGGCCAGCATTGTTGATGAGCGCGGGCTACACGTTGCCTGAGACCGTTGCGGTTCATGGTTTTCTGACGGTTGATGGACAGAAAATGTCGAAGTCGCGCGGGACTTTCATTATGGCCGATACCTATGCCGAGCACCTCACCCCGGAGGCCTTCCGATATTACGTGGCTTGTAAACTCAATAACCGTGTTGAAGATGTCGACCTTAATCTTGAAGATTTTGCGCAGCGAGTAAATGCGGATTTGATTAACAAGGTGGTTAACCTAATCAGCCGAACCGTTCCGATGCTTCACCGTAATTTTGAGGGTATTCCTGGCGAGATGGATCCTGCTGCTAATGAAATGCTTCAAGAGGTTCGTGAAATCGCTTCTCATGTGGAATCTAAATATCGAGACCGTAATTTCTCTCACGTTGTTAGAGATGTTGTGGCTATAGCCGATAAGGCAAATAGGTACCTCCAGGATGCTGCGCCGTGGAAGGGCGTTAAGGAAGACCCGGCACTGGCACAGAAGCAACTTTGTACTGCCCTTTATGTGGGTAAGGTTTGCGTAGCGCTTTTGAAGCCGATTATTCCGGAGGTCGCAGCCAAGACTGAAGCGATCTTTAACCTTAGCGAAGCCGGTTTTACTTTTGCGAACCTTCTTGATCCGATTACGCCTGAAGTTGCTGTGGCGGAATATCCTCGGCTATTTGAGCGTGTCGACCCTAA containing:
- the metG gene encoding methionine--tRNA ligase; its protein translation is MTQKYLVTPALPYANGAIHLGHLVEHVQVNVFVRALRMAGEDVLYVCGSDCHGTPIELNAAKAGKTPEVFVEEWQRSHENSLATFGVEFDGGFGTTHTPENEKHASLIFEAAKSEDHIFVKEVEQLFDPDAGRFLPDRMVKGTCPKCKSEEQYGDQCESCGTTYNPTDLIEPKSAISGATPVLKKSNHYFFKLSDYQERLEAWTRKDGAVQKDVQHYLNRWFEDGLREWDISRDGPYFGFKIPGEDDKYFYVWLDAPIGYIALAERAAKATGRSWEDYWKDDNTRIFHFIGKDIVYFHTLFWPALLMSAGYTLPETVAVHGFLTVDGQKMSKSRGTFIMADTYAEHLTPEAFRYYVACKLNNRVEDVDLNLEDFAQRVNADLINKVVNLISRTVPMLHRNFEGIPGEMDPAANEMLQEVREIASHVESKYRDRNFSHVVRDVVAIADKANRYLQDAAPWKGVKEDPALAQKQLCTALYVGKVCVALLKPIIPEVAAKTEAIFNLSEAGFTFANLLDPITPEVAVAEYPRLFERVDPKKVLAMVDASKQDLGETKKTEQKKAKKTEPKAKKKPAKAGSDDGEITFDQFMEIDLRAAKVLEASDVEGADKLLCVQLDVGPLGKRQVFAGLKPHVSAADLNGKTVVMVANLKPRKMRFGMSEGMILAAGDDVPTPVFAEGAEPGDRVR
- a CDS encoding response regulator, whose protein sequence is MKRCPRFAIFALALLTSVLSAGICYAQPADARAWGDIIELSGPWEVYLGDLLDHSELSQRTPDGTLVLPGYLSHPAESSRLRAFSEGVATLHYRLDVPARFATPGEELALSIDRIFSAGRVLVLATDGDGQQSILQFDSGTIRDDGAPMRAIYRTGILPLGDAVHLDILIQMANDVIPWLGMEHVPLFGSLSGLSKMRERHLAQVFMVAGFLALIGFYYLFLFGLRRSTRAALFFGCFSLGAVLRVFVMSRVWTSFYPETDTFDLMIRLELFSGTFIAFFFLLYFVAVIPQLLNQALAKFFLGALAVHAFAVWTLPIYVAYDTGLKAQQLLAFCVVGMLFWALIVGLRKEPTAAVRVLSVGVVVLSCSVINDVFYSLGYIQTLHLMPFGVAGLAICQGLVIALFNARDRNRSEVLSGELNVRNQELRRIGDLKDQFLANTSHELRTPLNGIIGLSETILDGVVGVVTPVVGKNVRMIARNGRRLAMLVNDILDFSKLKNGDVATHIESVSLLEHVELAESLGVSWAMEKGLEIKVSIDDDTHFVNVDRNRLDQILLNLLQCSLRYTQAGTIEISLEPGEAWVVVVITDEGDGLPSEVLQSLQGGQDSLPLHAGADGLGLSVTRRLVELLDGELLVSNKSTGGTEFRVQLPRAHPPKSRESKLLSRVSHSEPKANPDASALEKASGELRVVALPESSGRKVLVVDDEPVNCHLLRQMLEFEGHEVEVVVSGEDAVAVLQERTFDLVMLDLMLPGISGYEVLDHIRSYHEKPKVPVLIITARGFASDLTKSFELGADDYIPKPFTVGEVMARVNHHLKMNQYNDEMMGVYGRLANEVSERQQLTIARGDVEAVRELLEKKNSKLLEDEKSIMGEMAGLEELILEADKMAALGQMVAGISHDIANPLGYVVLSSSELMRELMVLKASSADALRSETAFPGVADLVESIDQDARRVGRLSRAMRDYTRLDSSPVVGVQLEALVSDCVLIMGHRFLGAQVATACEQGASVTCYRSHLGQVITNLISNGLQAIAGQDNRKLEIGTRSIPKDGQAGVEIWVADNGPGVPADVQKHVFDLYHALREKGAGTGVGLGLCAMVVEEHGGSIELGVSQQLGGAEFRIWVPCLPPTDSLNLGLN